Proteins encoded by one window of Simiduia curdlanivorans:
- the argB gene encoding acetylglutamate kinase: MSLSRDNAMQIAKVLTESLPYIQRFTGKTIVVKFGGNAMVDEALQNSFARDIVLMKLVGLNPVVVHGGGPQIGQLLEKLSIKSEFVDGMRVTDSATMDVVEMVLGGSVNKQIVSLINRNGGKAIGLTGKDGKLIRARKMTVTRKTPGMNASEIVDIGHVGEVAAINTEVIDMLTNSNFIPVIAPVGVGADGSAYNINADLVAGKIAEVLQAEKLMLLTNVAGLLDKQGQVLTGLSTQQVDDLIADGTIYGGMLPKISCALDAVKSGVTSAHIVDGRVDHAVLLEIFTDTGVGTKITNAKSE; the protein is encoded by the coding sequence ATTCAGCGCTTTACGGGTAAAACCATCGTCGTCAAATTTGGCGGCAACGCCATGGTTGATGAGGCTCTACAAAACAGTTTCGCTCGCGATATCGTTTTGATGAAGCTTGTCGGACTAAACCCTGTTGTTGTGCATGGCGGTGGGCCTCAAATTGGTCAGCTCTTGGAAAAGCTCAGTATTAAATCTGAGTTTGTGGACGGCATGCGCGTTACCGATAGCGCCACCATGGATGTAGTAGAAATGGTTTTAGGCGGCTCGGTGAATAAGCAAATTGTCAGCCTCATTAATCGCAACGGTGGCAAGGCCATTGGCTTGACAGGTAAAGACGGCAAACTCATTCGCGCACGCAAAATGACCGTGACCCGAAAGACGCCCGGTATGAATGCCTCCGAAATCGTCGACATAGGCCATGTGGGCGAAGTAGCAGCGATTAACACCGAAGTTATCGACATGTTAACCAACAGTAACTTTATACCCGTGATAGCCCCCGTTGGCGTCGGGGCAGATGGCTCGGCCTACAACATAAATGCCGATCTAGTGGCCGGGAAAATTGCTGAAGTACTGCAGGCGGAAAAGCTGATGTTATTGACCAACGTCGCCGGCTTACTCGACAAGCAGGGCCAAGTGCTCACGGGTCTATCAACCCAACAAGTTGATGATTTAATTGCAGATGGGACTATTTACGGCGGCATGCTACCAAAAATTTCCTGCGCCCTAGATGCCGTTAAATCCGGCGTCACCTCGGCACATATTGTCGATGGCCGGGTGGATCATGCAGTTCTGCTTGAGATTTTTACCGATACGGGAGTTGGCACTAAAATAACTAACGCAAAATCTGAATAG